In a genomic window of Aeromonas veronii:
- a CDS encoding acylneuraminate cytidylyltransferase family protein translates to MSLKIAIIPARGGSKRLPNKNILPLDGKPLIVWTIEAALDSQLFDMVLVSTDSQDIADISISAGAMVPFLRPVELASDTATTNDVISHMVKWVEAEHDVVELVALLQPTSPLRDADNIKDAMKLYEEKNAASVISVCELDHPIQYCNRLPSDRSMNGFISVTENKRSQELEPYYRLNGAIYIFARRFVGALSEIYSDGAFAYVMDKNSSVDIDDEFDFKMARFIKSCFKY, encoded by the coding sequence ATGTCCCTCAAAATTGCAATTATTCCGGCACGGGGCGGGAGCAAGCGTCTCCCTAATAAGAATATTTTGCCCTTGGATGGAAAACCATTGATCGTCTGGACAATAGAGGCTGCTCTGGATAGCCAGCTGTTCGACATGGTATTGGTCAGTACCGATTCTCAGGATATTGCCGATATATCAATAAGTGCCGGGGCTATGGTCCCTTTTTTACGGCCGGTGGAATTAGCCAGCGATACGGCAACTACTAATGATGTTATCAGCCATATGGTGAAATGGGTGGAGGCTGAGCACGATGTTGTTGAACTAGTTGCTCTTCTGCAACCCACATCACCTCTACGTGATGCGGATAATATCAAAGACGCCATGAAGTTGTATGAGGAAAAAAATGCTGCTTCTGTAATTTCAGTGTGTGAGTTGGATCATCCTATTCAATATTGCAATCGCCTTCCTAGTGACCGCAGCATGAATGGATTTATTTCTGTCACAGAAAATAAACGAAGCCAGGAACTAGAGCCTTATTACCGTTTGAATGGTGCTATTTATATTTTCGCTCGTCGCTTTGTTGGCGCCCTATCCGAAATTTATTCGGACGGAGCATTTGCTTATGTGATGGATAAAAACAGTTCGGTTGATATTGACGATGAATTTGATTTCAAAATGGCGAGGTTTATCAAATCTTGTTTCAAGTATTAA
- the neuB gene encoding N-acetylneuraminate synthase, with product MTLIIAEAGVNHNGDEALAVALIDAAHQAGVDVVKFQTFKAANLVTRQAKQAPYQIANTGKEESQFAMLSRLELSFDAHLRLIAHCESLGIAFLSTAFDIESLDFLVNRLKLQTLKIPSGELTNAPFVLAHARTGCELIVSTGMATLAEVEAALGVIAFGLTAPQDAQPGEAAFMAAYASEAGQAALANKVTLLHCTTEYPAPMVDINLKAMDTLSHAFWLPVGYSDHSLGITIPVAAVARGACLIEKHFTLDRNMEGPDHKASLEPDELAAMVKGIRDVELALGDGIKGPRPSEIKNKEIARKSLVAACDIEEGASLCADNLAIKRPGDGMSPYAYWQLLGQPAKRAYQAGEPIRE from the coding sequence ATGACACTTATTATTGCCGAAGCCGGCGTCAACCATAATGGCGACGAAGCACTCGCCGTGGCACTGATCGATGCCGCCCACCAGGCAGGTGTCGATGTCGTCAAGTTTCAGACCTTCAAGGCGGCCAATCTGGTGACCCGCCAGGCCAAGCAGGCCCCTTATCAAATCGCCAACACCGGCAAGGAAGAGAGCCAGTTTGCCATGCTCTCCCGCCTTGAGCTTTCGTTCGATGCCCATCTTCGTCTGATCGCCCATTGCGAGTCTCTCGGTATCGCGTTTTTGTCTACCGCCTTCGATATCGAGAGCTTGGACTTTCTGGTGAACCGGTTGAAGTTGCAGACCCTCAAGATCCCGTCCGGGGAACTGACCAATGCGCCTTTCGTTCTGGCCCATGCTCGCACCGGTTGCGAGTTGATCGTCTCGACCGGTATGGCCACGTTGGCAGAAGTGGAGGCGGCCCTGGGGGTGATAGCCTTCGGATTGACCGCTCCGCAGGATGCGCAGCCCGGTGAGGCCGCCTTCATGGCTGCCTATGCCAGCGAGGCTGGTCAGGCCGCTCTTGCCAACAAGGTGACCCTGCTGCATTGCACGACCGAGTATCCGGCGCCCATGGTGGATATCAACCTCAAAGCCATGGATACCCTGTCGCACGCCTTCTGGTTGCCGGTCGGTTATTCGGATCACAGCCTGGGCATCACCATCCCGGTGGCTGCAGTCGCCCGTGGAGCCTGCCTTATCGAGAAGCACTTTACTCTGGATCGCAACATGGAAGGGCCTGATCACAAGGCTTCTCTTGAACCCGATGAACTGGCTGCCATGGTGAAAGGGATCCGCGATGTGGAGCTGGCACTGGGAGATGGCATCAAAGGGCCTCGCCCGAGCGAGATCAAGAACAAGGAGATCGCACGCAAGAGCCTGGTGGCTGCCTGCGACATTGAGGAGGGCGCCAGCCTCTGTGCCGACAACCTCGCCATCAAGCGCCCTGGCGATGGAATGAGCCCCTATGCCTACTGGCAGCTCCTGGGGCAACCTGCTAAACGTGCCTATCAGGCGGGTGAGCCTATCCGTGAATAA
- a CDS encoding acetyltransferase produces the protein MNKPVIVLGAGGHASMLVDMLRSQGVVPIALVAPAAGTPRAALVDIPLWHDEVILTHHPDEVVLVNGIGSLPGNPLRATLFARYRALGYRFVSVVSAQAIVSDYVVLEEGVQVMAGAIIQAGTRIGANSIINSGAIVDHDCHLGGDNHVAPGAVLSGGVVTGERVHIGTGAAVIQGISIGSDAVVGAGATLTRPLGEKQIAYVARGSVMPIKQ, from the coding sequence GTGAATAAACCGGTCATCGTCCTCGGGGCAGGCGGGCATGCCTCGATGCTGGTCGACATGCTGCGCAGCCAGGGAGTTGTTCCCATCGCCTTGGTTGCGCCCGCCGCAGGTACACCGCGCGCCGCGCTGGTCGATATTCCCCTCTGGCATGATGAGGTAATACTGACCCACCATCCGGATGAGGTGGTGTTGGTCAATGGCATCGGCTCCCTGCCGGGCAACCCGCTGCGCGCCACGCTGTTTGCTCGTTATCGCGCCCTTGGTTACCGCTTTGTAAGCGTCGTCAGCGCACAGGCCATAGTTTCTGACTACGTTGTGCTGGAAGAGGGTGTCCAAGTGATGGCGGGGGCCATCATTCAGGCTGGTACCCGGATAGGTGCCAACAGCATCATCAATAGTGGCGCCATCGTGGATCACGACTGCCATCTGGGGGGCGACAATCACGTCGCACCGGGCGCCGTGTTATCCGGGGGGGTGGTAACGGGTGAGAGAGTCCATATCGGTACGGGAGCTGCTGTGATCCAGGGCATATCAATTGGCTCTGATGCCGTGGTCGGGGCCGGCGCCACGCTGACGCGCCCTCTTGGAGAAAAGCAGATTGCATACGTTGCCCGGGGCAGCGTGATGCCTATCAAGCAGTAA
- a CDS encoding LegC family aminotransferase: MHTQLIRFIRDTYKTDDFIPLHAPTFAGNERQYVLDTLESTFVSSVGAYVEQFEQQIATFTGSARAVATMNGTAALHIALYMAGVQAGDLVITQPLTFVATCNALYHMGAEPVFVDVSRQSLGLCPIALANWLEEHATRTETGAIHQASGRRLKAVVPMHTFGHPVELDELQAVCEAWDIALVEDAAESLGSFYKGKHTGTLSAFSALSFNGNKIITTGGGGMVLCQNAEQGARTKHITTTAKVPHPFEFYHDEPGFNYRMPNLNAALGCAQMEALPQFLAQKRALAMHYAEFFKGQACQFVTEPSYGCSNYWLNAIVCEDQTQRDTLLSELNKAGVMTRPVWKLMHRLPMFSHTLRGELNNAEWLEAHLVNLPSSPIEVTS, from the coding sequence ATGCATACTCAATTGATACGTTTTATTCGTGATACCTACAAAACCGATGACTTCATCCCTCTTCACGCCCCGACCTTTGCCGGCAATGAACGTCAATATGTGCTCGATACCCTCGAAAGCACCTTCGTTTCCAGTGTCGGTGCCTATGTTGAGCAGTTCGAGCAGCAAATAGCCACCTTTACCGGTTCAGCCCGTGCCGTTGCCACCATGAATGGCACGGCGGCGCTGCATATCGCGCTCTACATGGCAGGTGTGCAGGCAGGCGATCTGGTGATCACCCAGCCCCTGACCTTCGTGGCGACCTGCAATGCCTTGTATCACATGGGCGCAGAGCCCGTGTTCGTCGATGTATCACGCCAGAGCCTGGGTCTGTGCCCCATTGCCCTGGCCAACTGGCTGGAAGAGCATGCCACTCGCACCGAGACAGGTGCGATCCACCAGGCAAGCGGACGCCGCCTCAAAGCTGTCGTGCCCATGCACACCTTTGGTCATCCGGTTGAACTCGATGAGCTTCAGGCTGTGTGCGAGGCGTGGGACATCGCCTTGGTGGAAGATGCTGCCGAGAGCCTTGGTTCCTTCTACAAAGGCAAACATACAGGGACGCTGAGTGCGTTTTCCGCCCTGAGTTTTAATGGCAACAAGATCATCACCACGGGTGGCGGCGGCATGGTGCTCTGCCAGAATGCTGAACAGGGGGCGCGCACCAAGCACATCACCACCACCGCCAAGGTGCCCCATCCGTTCGAGTTCTATCATGATGAACCCGGTTTTAACTACCGAATGCCCAATCTGAATGCGGCCCTCGGATGTGCCCAGATGGAAGCCCTGCCGCAATTCCTAGCGCAAAAGCGGGCTCTTGCCATGCACTACGCCGAGTTCTTCAAGGGACAGGCATGCCAGTTTGTAACCGAGCCTTCCTATGGATGCTCCAACTACTGGCTAAATGCGATTGTCTGTGAAGATCAAACCCAGCGGGATACGTTGCTGAGCGAGCTTAACAAGGCTGGCGTCATGACCCGGCCTGTATGGAAGCTGATGCATCGCCTGCCCATGTTTTCTCATACCTTGCGTGGGGAGCTTAACAATGCCGAATGGTTGGAAGCCCATCTGGTCAACTTGCCTAGTTCACCGATCGAGGTTACATCATGA
- a CDS encoding oligosaccharide flippase family protein — protein sequence MGLLKRSSIYLLSNILNALVPFLLLPVLTRYLTPDEYGQIAMFQTLITGLAALTGVNAVGAANRKFYDKHDCSSLAQFNGTCLHILLLSSLTLGVFCFFLSTEVSQWLNIPTTWVYLALIISSANFIIQFRLGQWQIRENAVSFGVMQVSQSVLVLILSLGLIVGLQQGASGRVDALMVTSVVYAGLGLLLLYRDRLLVLLPLKKAFFKEALSFGGLLVPHVVGIFLLSSIDRFFINRQLGVAEAGIYMLGVQLSLGMAVVFDAINKALVPWLFRTLSDNNPHQLQRLVKLTYLFFVIVSGLGALSFIVGPWVVTWVAGAEYQRATTVIGWLCFGQAFGGMYLMVANYIFYARRTGALSAVTISTGLLNIALLVYLIEHMGIVGVAMAFAISMCIRFFATWWLASRVSAVSWRITYKK from the coding sequence ATGGGATTATTAAAACGCTCCAGTATCTATTTATTATCAAACATACTTAATGCATTAGTCCCATTTCTGCTGTTGCCGGTATTGACTCGCTATCTGACCCCTGATGAATACGGTCAGATAGCCATGTTTCAGACACTGATCACAGGTCTGGCCGCACTCACGGGGGTAAACGCGGTAGGGGCCGCCAATCGTAAATTCTATGACAAGCATGATTGCTCCTCCCTGGCCCAGTTTAATGGTACCTGCCTGCATATCCTTCTGCTCAGCTCATTGACTCTGGGAGTTTTTTGTTTCTTTCTGTCGACAGAGGTCAGTCAATGGCTGAATATACCTACAACATGGGTATATCTTGCTCTTATTATTTCAAGTGCAAATTTTATTATCCAGTTCAGATTGGGACAGTGGCAAATCAGGGAGAATGCTGTTTCTTTCGGCGTCATGCAAGTCAGCCAAAGTGTCTTGGTATTGATATTGTCTCTGGGCTTGATTGTCGGGTTGCAGCAGGGGGCCTCCGGACGTGTTGATGCGCTCATGGTAACCAGTGTCGTGTATGCTGGATTAGGGCTGCTGTTACTTTATCGGGATCGCTTGCTGGTTTTATTGCCTCTGAAGAAGGCGTTTTTCAAAGAGGCTCTTTCTTTTGGGGGTCTGCTAGTTCCACATGTGGTTGGGATATTCTTGTTGAGCTCGATAGACAGGTTTTTTATCAACCGGCAGTTGGGGGTGGCAGAGGCAGGTATCTATATGCTTGGCGTACAGCTCAGTCTTGGGATGGCTGTCGTATTTGATGCCATCAACAAGGCGCTGGTACCCTGGCTTTTCAGAACCCTGTCGGACAATAACCCTCATCAGTTGCAACGACTGGTCAAGCTCACTTATCTGTTCTTTGTCATTGTTTCCGGTCTGGGGGCCCTTTCATTCATCGTCGGCCCCTGGGTGGTCACATGGGTCGCAGGCGCCGAGTATCAAAGGGCAACAACGGTCATCGGCTGGCTATGCTTTGGGCAAGCCTTTGGCGGAATGTATCTGATGGTGGCCAATTATATCTTCTATGCCAGAAGAACCGGTGCCTTGTCTGCCGTCACTATCTCCACCGGATTGTTGAACATTGCGCTGCTTGTCTACCTGATTGAGCATATGGGCATAGTGGGCGTTGCAATGGCTTTCGCTATCTCGATGTGCATTCGATTTTTTGCCACATGGTGGCTGGCATCACGGGTCAGTGCTGTTTCCTGGCGTATCACCTATAAAAAATAA
- a CDS encoding glycosyltransferase family 4 protein gives MKNVLVVIDDITKSGGTERVATFIANSLSNHQYNVSIVSLMGKNTTPYYSLSADVSYDILDGASLINLARALYQHKNDTIISVSMGRLSFKLSLLHALLRLKGKLILSEHIAYETSPWWIRALKRLSYHLADELVLLTQHDQSILDGKVKANVSVISNASAFPVQGADSLAQKKKVVLAVGRLTYQKAFDRLLHIWSAIDDKKGWELRIIGDGEDRDKLQKIVDDHALADTASLLPAAKNIDIEYANASILAMTSHYEGLPLVLIESKSFGLPAIAFDCKTGPREIISEGVDGFLVLDGDMEAYKDKLVYLMNSDDARRNMQIATLSAAERYSPEIIVKQWMRLI, from the coding sequence ATGAAAAATGTATTAGTAGTTATTGATGATATAACAAAGTCCGGTGGCACGGAGAGGGTCGCAACATTTATCGCGAATAGCCTCTCCAATCATCAATATAATGTCAGCATTGTTTCCTTGATGGGCAAGAATACAACTCCCTATTATTCATTGTCGGCTGATGTAAGTTATGATATATTGGATGGGGCTTCACTGATAAATCTGGCGCGTGCATTGTATCAGCATAAAAACGATACCATTATATCCGTCTCTATGGGCAGATTGTCGTTCAAGCTGTCACTGCTACATGCACTGTTGAGATTAAAAGGGAAGCTTATCTTAAGTGAACATATTGCCTATGAGACCTCACCCTGGTGGATTCGTGCTTTAAAACGATTAAGCTATCATCTTGCGGATGAGTTGGTGTTATTGACACAACATGATCAATCCATTCTCGATGGAAAGGTCAAAGCCAATGTGAGTGTTATTTCCAACGCCAGTGCATTTCCGGTGCAAGGTGCAGATAGCCTGGCACAAAAGAAAAAAGTCGTCCTGGCGGTTGGTCGTCTCACCTATCAAAAAGCATTTGATCGTTTATTGCATATCTGGTCTGCTATCGACGATAAAAAGGGGTGGGAGCTGCGTATCATCGGAGATGGAGAGGATCGCGACAAGTTGCAAAAGATTGTCGATGATCATGCGCTTGCTGACACAGCTTCATTGCTCCCCGCGGCCAAGAACATTGACATTGAGTATGCCAATGCGAGCATTCTGGCGATGACCTCCCATTATGAAGGTCTTCCTCTGGTATTGATAGAATCGAAGTCTTTTGGATTGCCGGCGATTGCATTTGATTGCAAAACCGGGCCAAGAGAAATTATCAGCGAAGGTGTTGATGGATTCCTGGTATTGGATGGTGACATGGAGGCATACAAGGACAAGTTGGTCTATTTAATGAACTCGGATGATGCACGAAGAAACATGCAGATCGCAACCTTGTCTGCAGCAGAACGCTATTCACCCGAGATCATTGTCAAACAGTGGATGAGGTTGATATAA
- the neuC gene encoding UDP-N-acetylglucosamine 2-epimerase, giving the protein MRKIAVFTGTRAEYGLLYWIIKGLHESSEAELQLLVGGMHLSPEFGKTITQIEIDGFPVTDKLEFLLSSDTPVGIAKSMGLALICAADVFERAKPDLLVVLGDRFESMAICQAAMVAQIPIAHIHGGETTEGLIDEAVRHSITKMSHLHFTATEEYRQRVIQLGENPACVFNVGAPGIDSIRALDLLSRGELSESIQFDLTDAPYMVVTYHPVTLSRDGAVEDLKQLLAALREYTEHKFLITYPNADTHGRALIPLLDDFAREYPGRVLLAQSLGQLRYLSALKHCDLVIGNSSSGLIEVPTFKVPTINIGDRQKGRIAGNSVISCNGSRGSIQGAIREALSTSFREKCRNSVNPYGEGGGSSKIVNIILSENLNDLIFKSFFDIK; this is encoded by the coding sequence ATGAGAAAAATTGCTGTATTTACAGGTACTCGAGCTGAATATGGACTCTTGTATTGGATTATTAAGGGACTGCATGAGTCTTCTGAAGCTGAGCTTCAGTTGCTTGTTGGTGGAATGCACTTGTCCCCAGAATTCGGCAAAACAATAACGCAAATCGAAATAGACGGTTTTCCTGTAACTGATAAACTGGAATTTCTTTTATCTTCGGATACACCTGTCGGTATTGCGAAATCTATGGGGCTGGCTCTTATCTGCGCTGCGGATGTGTTTGAAAGAGCAAAACCTGATCTATTAGTTGTTTTGGGTGATAGATTTGAATCCATGGCGATTTGTCAGGCTGCGATGGTGGCACAAATACCGATTGCGCATATTCACGGTGGAGAAACAACGGAGGGGCTGATTGATGAGGCTGTACGTCATTCGATAACGAAAATGTCTCATCTGCACTTTACTGCTACTGAAGAATATAGACAGCGTGTTATTCAACTCGGTGAAAATCCCGCGTGCGTATTTAACGTCGGTGCACCGGGAATTGATAGTATAAGGGCATTAGATCTTTTATCGCGTGGAGAATTATCGGAGTCTATTCAGTTTGACCTCACTGACGCTCCATACATGGTTGTAACTTATCATCCAGTGACATTGAGTCGTGATGGTGCAGTAGAAGATCTAAAACAACTCTTGGCTGCGTTGCGTGAGTATACGGAGCATAAGTTTTTGATAACTTACCCTAATGCGGATACTCACGGGCGCGCATTGATTCCATTGTTGGATGATTTTGCACGCGAATATCCAGGAAGGGTGTTGTTAGCTCAGTCTTTAGGACAGTTGAGATATTTGAGTGCACTGAAGCATTGTGATTTGGTAATCGGAAACTCATCAAGCGGTCTTATTGAAGTCCCTACATTCAAAGTTCCAACCATAAATATTGGGGATCGTCAGAAGGGGCGCATTGCTGGAAATTCGGTGATTAGTTGCAATGGTAGCAGAGGCTCAATACAGGGAGCAATCAGGGAAGCTTTGAGTACTTCCTTTAGAGAGAAGTGCCGTAATTCAGTAAACCCTTATGGTGAGGGTGGTGGCTCCAGCAAGATTGTCAATATTATTCTAAGCGAGAATCTGAATGATCTCATTTTTAAATCGTTCTTTGATATTAAGTAG
- a CDS encoding glycosyltransferase family 2 protein — MAFESVSIIMPAYNSARYIRHSIESVLSQSFGDWRLYIVDDASTDDTANVVADIHDDRIEYILLKDNGGVANARNVGIQSAKGKYIAFLDSDDLWEANKLEKQISLLEQGYAVVCGNYSTFLSDDIECLVSVRTSQMEFSYGDMLNSNRIGNLTGIYNRDLLGTFYQECCGHEDYLMWLAIMKVAKKAACVQDIVARYRLSSNSLSANKLIAAKWQWHIYRHKLLLSLPDSLYHWLSYVVIALKKRIRE, encoded by the coding sequence ATGGCATTTGAATCAGTGTCTATTATCATGCCCGCATATAATTCAGCAAGATATATACGGCATAGTATTGAATCTGTATTGTCCCAATCATTTGGTGATTGGCGCCTCTATATTGTTGATGATGCATCAACAGATGACACAGCGAATGTTGTGGCAGATATTCATGATGATAGAATCGAATATATTCTGCTCAAGGATAATGGTGGTGTAGCCAATGCCCGCAATGTCGGCATTCAATCTGCCAAGGGCAAGTATATTGCTTTTCTGGATAGTGATGATCTCTGGGAAGCGAACAAACTGGAAAAACAAATATCTTTGCTGGAGCAAGGGTATGCTGTGGTGTGTGGCAACTACTCTACTTTTCTGTCTGATGACATTGAATGCCTAGTTTCAGTGCGGACCAGTCAGATGGAGTTCAGCTATGGGGATATGCTTAACAGCAACCGGATAGGAAATCTGACAGGAATATATAACCGCGACCTGCTTGGGACATTTTATCAGGAGTGCTGTGGGCATGAAGATTACTTGATGTGGCTTGCAATAATGAAGGTTGCAAAAAAGGCTGCCTGCGTTCAAGACATCGTTGCTCGTTATAGATTGAGTTCAAACTCATTATCTGCAAATAAATTGATCGCTGCTAAATGGCAGTGGCATATTTATCGCCACAAGTTGTTGTTAAGTTTGCCAGATAGTTTGTATCATTGGCTCAGCTATGTCGTCATCGCGTTGAAAAAACGAATTCGCGAGTAG
- a CDS encoding PIG-L family deacetylase, translating to MKTVLVVAPHADDETLGCGGTILKLIEQGYQVHWLLVTGMTKETGYSVAQIESRREEIIKVSKQYGFSATHELNLPPARLETLAKGEVIRPICNVINDIKPEIVFSVYRNDAHSDHEIVFDAVMSATKSFRYPFVKKIMVYETMSETDFGMKPEDSGFRPNVFIDIEPYLAKKLDILGVFESEVGDFPFPRSRKALQSLAYVRGAQCNAEAAEAFMLIKEII from the coding sequence ATGAAAACGGTTCTAGTTGTTGCTCCCCATGCAGATGATGAGACACTGGGGTGCGGTGGCACAATCTTAAAGCTCATCGAGCAAGGCTACCAAGTGCATTGGTTGCTCGTTACTGGGATGACGAAAGAGACTGGATATTCAGTTGCTCAGATCGAATCGAGACGTGAAGAAATTATAAAGGTGTCCAAACAATATGGTTTCAGTGCGACTCATGAGTTGAACTTACCTCCAGCTCGTTTAGAAACCTTAGCTAAGGGAGAGGTGATTAGACCAATTTGTAATGTTATAAACGACATCAAGCCAGAGATTGTGTTCTCAGTTTATCGAAATGATGCGCACAGCGACCATGAAATTGTGTTTGATGCGGTCATGTCGGCAACGAAGTCATTTAGATACCCATTTGTAAAAAAAATCATGGTGTATGAAACGATGTCTGAAACTGACTTCGGTATGAAGCCAGAGGATAGTGGTTTTAGACCAAATGTTTTTATCGATATAGAACCATATTTAGCTAAAAAACTCGATATTCTCGGGGTTTTTGAATCTGAAGTTGGTGACTTTCCTTTTCCTCGTTCAAGGAAAGCTTTGCAATCTTTAGCTTATGTTCGTGGTGCCCAATGTAATGCCGAGGCCGCTGAAGCCTTTATGTTGATCAAGGAAATAATATGA
- a CDS encoding glycosyltransferase family 52 protein, translating into MNLFVCYTHLQLVIASRIIAHRNLLPDDVEIFYISKIDNDVTKNTLQDMREICGKVTFIHMKLKYPLYFPAIFRHFFKRRYDAVFVASIDNVLIHFILSRVSFNHLFTFDDGSANIIPGSIYYQSQKVGVIGKVCRAVLMIQLDMESIKKSSQCHYTIYGSHKNIIPRTMSINMFSSGDKDFAEAEANTKISACNVILGSVYSDIFCSGVDIIYSLDKCCQVVKDTDRETFYLPHPREIKYSPPSYLKVIKARFIAEREVSELLKKYQYVHVYGFLSSCQINLIGNENIINHVFYLKNLSPIFKEAISGSIALKNMNVIHID; encoded by the coding sequence ATGAATCTTTTTGTCTGTTACACCCATCTCCAGTTGGTTATTGCATCACGCATTATTGCACACCGGAATCTTCTTCCTGACGATGTGGAAATATTTTATATCAGTAAAATAGATAATGATGTCACAAAAAACACACTGCAGGACATGAGAGAAATTTGCGGTAAAGTGACGTTTATTCATATGAAGTTGAAATATCCGCTCTACTTCCCGGCTATTTTCAGACATTTCTTTAAGCGACGCTATGACGCTGTATTTGTTGCATCCATCGATAATGTGTTAATTCATTTTATTCTATCGAGAGTTAGCTTTAATCATCTATTTACATTTGATGATGGTTCGGCAAATATCATTCCTGGCAGTATCTACTATCAATCACAAAAAGTGGGGGTGATAGGAAAGGTTTGTAGAGCAGTATTGATGATACAGTTAGATATGGAATCAATAAAGAAATCCAGTCAATGTCATTATACAATTTACGGTAGCCATAAAAACATCATACCTAGAACAATGAGCATTAATATGTTCTCTTCGGGTGATAAGGATTTTGCTGAGGCTGAAGCCAACACAAAGATAAGTGCTTGTAATGTTATACTCGGATCTGTCTATTCTGATATTTTTTGTTCCGGGGTTGATATAATATATAGTCTGGATAAGTGTTGTCAGGTGGTGAAGGATACTGATAGAGAGACTTTTTATTTACCACACCCAAGAGAAATAAAATATTCTCCACCATCATATCTGAAAGTAATAAAAGCTAGATTTATTGCAGAAAGAGAAGTTTCTGAATTATTAAAGAAATATCAGTATGTACATGTCTATGGTTTTTTGAGTTCTTGTCAAATAAACCTTATTGGGAATGAAAATATAATTAACCATGTCTTTTATTTAAAGAACTTGTCACCTATTTTTAAAGAGGCTATCTCTGGTAGTATTGCCTTAAAGAACATGAATGTTATTCATATCGACTAA
- a CDS encoding nucleotidyltransferase family protein, giving the protein MSKNWEKVVLSPAHSVRDALAVINEEALQVCLVVDDARHLLGVVTDGDVRRAILNNVSLTQSVTAVMNPTPITVSAKLTRAQLLETMRARSVLSLPVVDDAGKLIGLETWEQAAKTPSYDNPVFIMAGGFGTRLRPLTDSCPKPMLNVGDKPILETLLSQFLKAGFKNIYISTHYKPEQITGYFGDGSAWGANIRYVHEERPLGTGGALGLLPADIPTLPLIMINGDVLTTVDFNRLLDFHNKYQPVATMCVREYDYQIPYGVISGDGHRILEMQEKPIQRYFVNAGIYVVSPELFMNVPRQERIDMPTLLEQQIAKQEDVLMFPIHEYWLDIGRMDDFHKAQLDIKGVV; this is encoded by the coding sequence ATGAGCAAAAATTGGGAAAAAGTGGTGTTGTCGCCGGCACACTCGGTGCGTGATGCCCTGGCCGTGATCAATGAAGAGGCACTGCAGGTTTGCCTGGTCGTGGATGACGCGCGGCACTTGCTGGGCGTCGTGACCGATGGCGATGTTCGCCGCGCCATCCTGAACAATGTCTCCCTGACGCAAAGCGTCACGGCCGTGATGAACCCCACCCCCATCACTGTCTCGGCCAAACTGACCCGTGCGCAGTTGCTGGAAACTATGCGAGCGCGAAGCGTTCTTTCCCTGCCGGTGGTCGACGATGCAGGCAAGCTGATTGGGCTGGAAACCTGGGAGCAGGCGGCAAAAACGCCGAGCTATGACAATCCCGTCTTCATCATGGCGGGGGGGTTTGGTACCCGGCTACGCCCGCTCACCGACAGCTGCCCCAAGCCCATGCTCAACGTGGGGGACAAACCTATTCTGGAAACTCTGCTTAGTCAGTTTCTCAAGGCGGGTTTCAAGAACATCTACATCTCCACCCACTATAAGCCCGAGCAGATCACCGGCTATTTTGGTGATGGTTCTGCCTGGGGAGCCAATATTCGCTACGTGCATGAAGAGAGGCCGCTTGGTACAGGTGGTGCGCTGGGTCTGCTGCCTGCCGACATCCCCACTCTGCCACTCATCATGATCAATGGTGACGTGCTGACCACGGTGGATTTCAATCGTCTGCTCGATTTCCACAACAAATACCAGCCTGTGGCCACCATGTGCGTTCGCGAATATGACTATCAGATCCCCTATGGGGTGATCAGCGGAGACGGACACCGCATCCTCGAGATGCAGGAAAAACCCATTCAACGCTATTTTGTCAATGCGGGAATTTATGTGGTCAGTCCGGAATTATTCATGAATGTCCCAAGGCAAGAGCGAATCGATATGCCAACCCTGCTTGAGCAGCAAATCGCCAAGCAGGAAGACGTATTGATGTTCCCCATTCACGAATACTGGCTCGACATTGGCCGTATGGATGACTTCCACAAAGCGCAGCTCGATATCAAGGGGGTGGTTTAA